The Rufibacter sp. DG15C region CCGCTGTTAGGCAGGGTAGTAAGAATGGCGATGAGGCTCTGAAAATGGGCCAGCAACGTGATGCCGCTGGGACCATAGGCCATGGCAAACAGTTTATTCACTACCAAGGCGCTCACCGCCCGGGCTACCGTAGACAGCCCAGACCACAAAGAACCTCCCAGAAACTGATGAATGAGCTGTTTGCGAGCCATGGTGCAAACTACGAAGATTGGTGCAGGATTCCCGATTTTAGCCTCTTTTCAGGAAATCAGGCCAAAAACGATGAATGATTTTAATGGTGCGTCAGATTTAGGCGAAGAACTGCTTGACGGCTTTAATGACTAAACTCTGTTCTTGTTCGGTCATGCCCGGAAATAGCGGCAGGCTCAAGCTGGTATTGGCTAGTTCCTTAGTGATGGGCAAATCACCTGCTTTCAAGTTTAGATGCGCGTAAGACGGCTGCAGATGAGCCGGCACCGGGTAATGAATCAAGGTGGTGATTTCTTTCGCCTGAAGGTGTTGTTGCAGGGCATCGCGGCGCGAAGTCCTTACTACAAACAAATGGTATACGTGCCCGCAACCCGCCTGTGTTGCAGGAAGCACCAAATCCCCTACTCCCTGTAACTCTTGAAGGTAGATTTTGGCCAAGCGTTGGCGCTCCAAATTCAAGGCGTGCAGATGTTTTAGCTTCACAGAGAGGATTGCTGCCTGCAAAGAGTCTAGTCGTGAGTTCACACCTACCACGTCATAATAGTAGCGCTCTGATTGGCCGTAATTGCGGTATTTGCGAAGGGAATCCGCCACCTCCTCAGATTGAGTGGTTACTCCGCCGGCATCGCCGTAGGCACCCAGGTTTTTGGTTGGATAAAAGCTGAAAGCATTGGCATGCCCGAAGGTTCCTACTTTTTGACCACCCACATAGGCGCCGTGAGCCTGAGCACAATCTTCTACCACCAATAGACCGGCTTGGTTGGCTACTTCCATGATGGCTTCCATGTCACAGGCTTGGCCATACAAATGCACGGGCAAGATGGCTTTCACATCAGGTGTTATAGCTTTGGCTATCCCAGCAGCGGTGAGGTTGTAGGTTTCTGGGTCGGGCTCCACAAGCACGGGCGTGGCCCCTACTTGTTGTACGGCGTTGATGGTGGCAATGT contains the following coding sequences:
- a CDS encoding DegT/DnrJ/EryC1/StrS aminotransferase family protein: MHVPFFELRDFPEGLEASIQEKVAFTLAEKRFVLGPAVTAFEEEFAQYQNVPHVVGVGNGYDALVLSLKALGIGEGDKVLLPGNTYIATINAVQQVGATPVLVEPDPETYNLTAAGIAKAITPDVKAILPVHLYGQACDMEAIMEVANQAGLLVVEDCAQAHGAYVGGQKVGTFGHANAFSFYPTKNLGAYGDAGGVTTQSEEVADSLRKYRNYGQSERYYYDVVGVNSRLDSLQAAILSVKLKHLHALNLERQRLAKIYLQELQGVGDLVLPATQAGCGHVYHLFVVRTSRRDALQQHLQAKEITTLIHYPVPAHLQPSYAHLNLKAGDLPITKELANTSLSLPLFPGMTEQEQSLVIKAVKQFFA